CATTAAAACATTATTGTAGGGGATCTCAAAAATGTAAGATCGAAGCTAAATCTAAATCTCCTGACTGGAGACTACACACACTACTGTATACAATGGTCAATAtatgtaccctttaaaaaggtcataatatgtaccatatgtatacatttgttacCAATATGTGAGTAATATGATCTCTTtgttttgaaagggtactgccccagtgacagctggggtgcAAAGTTTGACCATTGTTTCTAACAGTGTACAGTAATTTCATCTGATAAGCACCAGTACAGAGCACAGATGTACAATTATATATCTTACAGAAAATGATCATAGGAAGAAACTCACTAAAGAGCTGTGGGGGAACAGTCAGGCCATCTGAATATGTGATGTACTTCCACTCAGCTATCCTCAGCATGTATGTCGATGCATTAGCATTGCAACCATGATATTCACTGAGCACCCACCCAGGATGAGCCTCAGCTGACCGACCGCTGACCACAGACACCAGAGGAACCAGCGAGTGTCCACTGAGACCACCTGGCTTTGAAACACCAGCAAGAtctaacaaacaaaaacaagagCAGATGGAAAGTCATGTTTTAAAGGATTTGACCGTATATaattctcattactgtaattcagACACgatacattattttttaatacatttataaatacatatatttgttGTAATCCCTTATGTTCATTAATTTTCATCATAATATTTTGCATTAaagtacatttaatttttttaattttggggtgaaatatGATCCAGATAAATTTTGTCACCCAAAGAGGACCTACCCCAAAACTACTCTACAGTACtataaatgacaaaaataatGTTTCCTACCAAGCACAGTTGGATATATGTCCACTAGTGAGACAGGTAAGCTAACTTCAAAGCCAGACTTTATTCCAGGGCCCATTATGAGATAAGGGACATGAGAGCTCCCCTCAAACATGGACATTTTGTAGAACTGCCTGTGTTCCATGGCTAGATCTCCATGATCGGAGGTGAACAGAATGACTGTGCTCTTTAATAAGCCAGTGTCTCTGACAGCAGCGATCACCTCACCTATAGATGGAACGACACAGTGTTATAATATCCCAACCATTTATTGACAaaacaacatacagtacattaaaccAAATCTCCTCACCTAACATGCTGTCTGTTTCAGCACACATGGCATAGTAAAAAGCTCGTATGTTTCTGATCTCTTGGTCTGTGAAGTTGCCGCTGCAGTTTTTGGTAAAGGTGGAATAGTAATCCACAGGGTGCATATCTTTAAACTGTAACCATTTCGGCACAGTCACATGCTCATAAGAAACCTTTGAAAGAAGCCACAAtcattgttgttattattaacaTTACATGCTGCGTATGGTTGTTTTTGCTCCGAGCTATGATGTTTTTATGATCATTGTGTTGATTGACAAGTCTTCATATTCTGATGATATATGAATtcagtggcagctggtgacttctttatCAAGGCCACACAATATGAAGCTCGTCAAAAGGTTCGCCACTGGCGTAAGTTTAGCTGAGGCAGTTTTGTCAATAATGTTAAATGTTTTCTTGGTTTGCTTTGTTTAGGATGAGTGGTAGCTCACTATCATTTAAACAGACATGCAGTGCAGCGGGTCGCCATAAACAGAGCTGTTTCTGAgcaaaaaattgtgttgttttatacaaccctttaacaaaaaaaatattttttctgctcACATTACATCAAGCAATGCAACCTACCTTGTCAAGCCAATATGGAGAGGTGCGGAAGGTGGAGCCTCCAGCTGTGGGCCCTAGGGAGTCTGTGCGGTAGGGGTGAGGAAGATTTAACCCCAGATATAATGCAAATGGCTGGGAGAGAGATGTAGCTGTGTGTTTGATCCAGTGGGCTGCAGCATCAGTTATGTTCCAATCTTTAGTCATGACCCTGTTTGTGGACATATCACCCACCAGGTCTATGACTGGACGACCCTCTTGTCTCAATAAAAATGGCACATCTCTGGTCCAGGCCTCCACACGATTACTTAAAAACAAGTCATAATTTAGTACGAAATTTCGAATGTTTGATTTTCTGTCATGTGGGTATTGACTTgaaaaatactttatattttacaatttataaacacttttttcaaatttaaTCAAGtgttaataaattattatcttattttgaTCTTCactagatgctggaatggcataaagaaagaaagatagacagTTTTAGGACAGAGaaagtataaaaaataaatttagcTCCAAGCAGCTAGTACAGAGTCAAGCCGAGCAAGAGACacatttaaagcgtaactaaacccctggtcagagcctgactccacccacagccaatatttgaaaaacgcaagaaaagtgggcagatcccaacggagatagaggggatgaactaagctcgtaccaagtgtgtggttagatcgtaacaagggcgggGTAActttgaacctgcttacgtcacgagtcattttttggacccaacatccaataggaaaattaaactgcagtagccatcgttcaacctgaagagggcagcactcagacgtttttacaccatctattgtagtattaaaacactttatatccaaatgtcaaaaaactgactaaaatcaatgaacagcactaataaagcatcattcttacagatcattaaccaaaaaaagttggtttagggtttagttactctttaaaatcACTTACAACTATATAAAATGTTGTATAATTTTTTACCAGTAGGTGTCCCTGTCACCAAATTTTATGATACAATCAAGATGCTGTGTCAATGACACATGTAAAGTAATACATGACATGTTTATACACCAAAGCATAGCAGAGATACAGCCTATAATGCTTTTTGGCATCATGCTTGCCATAGGGGCGATCACTTAGGGCGTAATGTCAAGtgaaaacatttaattatttttgttcaaatagatttttctATCAAATGTTACAACCCTCTATCTGTCACAATTAACCCCACTCATTGGGTAACTTTTACACttcatgaagtttatttaactaagttcgggaggagcatggtcatgtgatccaaccaatcagtgcaaagaggtgcctataaatggcagtccctcacctctgtcccgtgacagattttttgcagcatccctcctccaccccaccAACTCACTCTCATCTATATTAATTTATCACAGTTAAAGAGAGAggagtactctgggttcgggctaaaattccgagctcggagccctctcctcggacagaacgccaaatatgctttatctcattccctatcgattacatgttaatgcgaacttgTGAATGTGGTTGCATCTGTCTCAAGTGTTTATTTTTAGCAAACATATGTGTGTTCATTGGAATTCACACATCGTGCCCCACTATCCATTATTCACTATAAATTCAAACCTTTTTAGGTGTGGCTTAAAGGGAccctccacttttttgaaaatatgctcattttccagcaaTTTtccagttaaacatttgatttttgtggtctggtggtaccacttttagcatagcttagcacaatccattgaatctgattagaccattagcttcgcgcaaaaaaataaccaaagagtttggatttttttcctatttaaaacttgactctgtagttacattgtgtactaagaccgatgggtatattaaaagttgcgattttctagggagatatagctaggaactatactctcattctggtgtaataatcaaggatttagccgaaaaaagtccccttagtaactttcaatggcaggggacttttttcaggcgctgcgtaatgtCATTGAGCCTCCTGCAACCAGGTCTTAGTAGTACACGATgtcactacagaagagtcaagttttaaattttttaagtttttagcgcaatgctaatggtctaatcagattcaatggattgtgctaagctatgcttaaagtgctagcgccagacctggagatcagctgaatggattctaaaaattgtcaaaatctaatatttaactctaggggagctggaaaatgagtatattttaaaaaagtggagtgtccctttaagtttctAAATAGTTTTTGCAAAGGTTTTTAAGAAAGTACTTTAATATCTCTTAAGGTCACCTGACAGAGTGACCTCCTGATGTGTAATCCAATTTCCCCATGGCATGAGTATGATAACCTCTCTTTTGTAATTGATCCATCCATGTAGTAGCATTGTGATCAAGACATTTATAGTTGTTCCAGGCCTGAGTTAAATGAACAAACTGTCCACTCCACATAGCTGTCAACAGAAACATATTTCATTAAGCTTTTCAATAGCTGTTTAATCTAGGAACACAAATAATATCtgtataaaaaagtattttacctGCTCTTGAAGGACAGCAGATGGGTGAATTGGTGTAACAATTGAGAAAAACACTACCCATTCCCCTCATATAGTTGATGTAAGGCAGTTGTACAACTTTATTGCCTGGGTGAAAACTTAACCTCCCATCCTTTAGAGAAATGAAAAAAACAGAGACTGCCATAAGAGGGTAAGACAGGGTGCTTACTGTGTTTAAAACACGGCAGTTTGTTGAGTTATAAATACTGGAAATTTAATTTTACTAATgaaattgtacatttttgtaaactgtcattataaaaagtaatttcattttaatgaCATCTATGCAAAATGATTTAGGCTACTTACAAATGCATCAGCCATAATCATGATTATGTTTAATCGGTCCTGTGATGTCACATTCAGAAACATGCAGTGAGCGTTTATGTGAAGCATCAGCGTTACTAAAACGCTGAAAATGTGCATGATTCTGCATGAAGAATCTTCAAAATCCAAAAACGACGTTTAAATACGAAAGTTTGTAAATATGTCGAATAATTGACTGCTTTCTTCAAGCAGCAGGATGTTCACTAGCATGTTAATAACAAGTTAAGTTACAGAAAATAGAAGACTGTGGCTATAAACGTGTTGTATTCTATCCTTACTGAAAGCAACAGAAATCTCAACTTTCTTCCGTAAACAATGAGGTTCACCTACTGCCACCTGCTGGACAACGGCGTCATCTATAAACAGTAGCCTACATTGGCTGCCTAAAACTCAGAGAGAGAAAATTCATGAAAAACCATCAAAActatttgataaaatacaataaatacagttaatcaaatatgtgtaggtttgtTTGTCTTTCTGACTCGCATAGAGACTCTCAAACAACgttttcactttaaaaaaacaatataccTACTTTCAAtaataaagtaaatttttttgcaaaaaattgCTACCACATGGCAGTACAAAGGAAAATAAACATAACACTAATTATTTACTAAATAACATTATTTGACATAAATAAAACTACAGCATACAAAAGACTCTAGCGTGATGAGgtcgttttaaaaaaaataataatctgaGTCTCTTACACTATGGAAGCCTATTTccgccacataagaaaaaaaacatgctcTAGGTAAATTATAATTATGAGGAAAAAAAGTCGAAAGTATAACTTTAAAAGTCACaattatgagataaaaagtcataatttcgacttttaaagtaataattatgagataaaaaTCATGCTCTGGTAAATCATAATTAGCGTATGAGATATAAAGTcaaaatttaaattattaaaaaattatcttatattataaatttaaagtaaaataaattataataaagtaaaaataaatgattattttAAAAGTCATAATTTCGACTTTTACCAGAGCAttgttttttcttatgtggtagggatgcaccgaatattcggcaaccgaaagacttttatcaccaaAATAATACGGctgaaatgttgtgatgacgcaaacagaaactgagacctgcacgtgcttgtttgaagcaacatgtatgcggtgtggatgtatttaaccgcaaaaaggcgctaaagtgagcggCTTTCTGTACACACAGAGGCACATGTGGTTAAATGTATCTGGTCCAGACGTGACCATCACaatatgcccttcaaagatcagaactcttgatgtgtaaactttataaaagtcgcgctgtgtctcatactgtagtccattaacatagaTTTGGCaaaaaaagcaatgaaaaacaacgtaacgtttttatgtggagagACTGTTGCGCTGTTCGGCATTCGCCCTCAGTCTCTGTGTGCGCGGCTTGCActtttaagtgccctcaatagtgcacacacgagaGAGAcgggtttaaaaaaacaagcaaacataaaatctttctgttattgacagggcacatacaaacaaaatgatctccacagtattctttttttaataaaaaaacatttgtttatgtcttaagtgtattacagtcagaaaccagtctgtgcttatttggtattaaagagacagtaacctcaattaacctacttaagtctgtgtcattaatgttaatcaaacaacccaagacaaagagaaaatcacttctgtagctctaaaaataataagttatacaataaagacagtgttatgattcatttaatttgatttctgtacctaatgctaatttcagaccttattaatgtacaactttgttcttttttataaatgtttgcaatttctttctttttgttattagatttttcccacccccttttttgctgatatGAAAAATAATCAGATCgatgcctcaaaaactgtaatgtgatccgaaccgtgagttttgtgatccgtcacacccctagtaaagttagtacacagtgatagccataaatgcaatggtactaataattggcataataatttcttTTGGTGTTTCGGTTTTCGGCTTTGGTTTCCTTTTTTTCGGGTTTTCGGTTTcagccaagaattttcatttcggtgcatcactaTTATGTGGTGAAAATGGCTTTGCATACTTACCCctgaaaatataaaacatattgATGTGGTATAATGgtatatggtaaaaaaaaaatcatatttgatGCAGCAACTTTTattgaatttattttatttgcagttgTTGTATTATAAAGAGACAAACTTCTTGGGTTTTAGATATGTACAAAAAGCCAACataatgtataaatgtattatgATAATGCAATATAAAATTTGACAGGGAGCTTAAAGTCATACTAAATTATGAATTTGTCCAAAATGTGCTTATTATTTGGCTATTTTAAACACACAACGCAAAAGATATGTATAAcggaaaaactaaaaaaaaagcAAATATAATATACAGAAGCAACTACTAAGATATAAAAATTCTCAGTAAATGTTGGAACAGTTTTCCCCTTAAACTCCAAAGTGTGAATTTAGTCAAATCAGTTTATagtaattttgttgttttcttttttcttctttttttaaatacaaacaaattaaaaaacaataaagaacATTCTGCAGCTGCCGCATATACAAAGAAAATCTATCAAAGTTTAAAAAATCTCTCTGTTTTTATGCTTTCATTAAACCATACATGACATCACAACAATACAACTAATACAACAGTTAAAGGTTGCAGAAAACAAGTACATATTTAAGTTTATTGGCGCATGTGAACATTTTAGAAAGCAGAAGTATGTGAGGTGTCCACTGACTCTGACCATGCAGAGCTCCTCCGTGACACCAACCCTGCTGGGCCTTTAATTTTGAATCCTAAAGGCCTCATAAGATCCACCAGATTTTGCCTAAATTTCACCCCAATGAAAGCGTAAAGCACTGGGTTGACACAGCAGTGCAAGTAAGCTAATGTGGAAGTAGCTGTGAGCGCTATATCCAACGCTGTGAGGCTACCACAGGATGTTTGGTTGCCAGATTGGGAATATCCGGTGTGGACGGTGTCAATTATAAGGGTGATGTTATAGGGTGTCCAGCTGATAAAGAAGGCCAGTACCAGGGCTATGATGACACGCATGGCCCGCTTCTTCTGCATGCCCTGGGAGCCGCGCTGCAACCGCAGCAGGATGCAGGTGTAGCAGAACAGAAGCATTATTGCAGGCAGAGCGAAGCCCACAACATGACAGAGGACACGAGTGGCCAGATACCATTCAGACTCATCTGGGAACCAGGGAACACATTCTGTTTTATTACGTCTAGAGTCCAACGTGGCCACACGGAACGTCCAGTCAGGAATGGAGAGCAGGAGGCAGAACAGCCAGACGGCCAGACAGCAACGATGAACCACCATGGGCTTCTTACGAGAATACATCTGCACTGCATGGACGATGGACAGGTAGCGGTCAAGACTGATGCAAGCCAGCATGAAAACACCACAGTAGAAATTGATCTGATGGAGAAGACATGACAGAACGGTTAAATGGTTAAAAATGGTGGGTTGATGATTTGTTAGTGGCCATGGTTTTGTCAAGATAAACCACTGCTGTGACCTCTTCACTGAGACGATTAATATCACTTGTTCAACTCTCATAGCTGATAACAGTATGTTACTGTAAGACAAAATTGGATCACTTTATCTTTAAATTCATAATTGAAtgattttacataaaaaatttgttttcataaaaacaataagctATATTGTGAATATATAGATTATATGTATAAAGACTCTTTTCTCACCCTGAACAGAGCTCCTGCCAGTTTGCAGAGTCCGGTGCCAAAGCTCCACTCATTCACCGCCTCTGCAGCCCACAGGGGAAAAGTCATCAGAAGCAGAACGTCTGCTAAGCTCAGATGAAGGATGAAGATGTCTGTAACATTCAAGCTCAGCCTTTTCTTCCACAGCACTACCAACACAAGCCCATTTCCCACCAGCCCAACTACCAGCGCCAGAGAGTAAAGGATTGGAATAAAAATTGAATCAAAGTGCATGCTGGACTCCTGATCACACACATCTCCAGAACAGCAGTCATAATCAGAGTAGTTATAATCACTGTAGTTGAATTCATCAGAGATGTTTAGACCCTCCACTGAATAGGTGACTATTGAGCTCATCTTCTGCGGAGAAAAACAAACTGAAAATAAGTTTCTTATGCACTGAGAATTTTATCATGTGGAAATAACACAAGCCAAACTTTAAACTGGACTTGCATGTTATTTTTGGCTACACTGATAAACATCTGTCATATATTTAAAGTTCATGTTTTATTGGTTAAACTGAAAATCattgttttgatttttttacattacactcccctttaaagcaacactatgtagtttttttacctttaaataatgtctctaaaattatttcagtgatagaacaacttttaactggacaaattgtactgttgctgcaacctgagcagcctcctagctgctacaagcacactctgaaagtggcggtggagggtaggaaacacagccccgcccctccccctgcctgcaaaagagtgtctgataccaggcactgttgctctttttaaccacatgggggagctgtaagtcatttttacatggaaactacagagtgttgctttaacaaaattaaacaaaataatttagtataaattgtatttttaattAACCACAGAAGTTTCTTGTATCACATGACCACATAAAATCACATTTGGCTGACAATGTGATTTATAGCAACTCATCACtggacaaaaatgaaaatattaaagaggacatattatgagatttttttaagatgtaaactaaatttttggtgtccccagagtgcgtaattgaagttttagctcaaaataccacacagataattaattacagcatgtaaaaattgccaatttgtaggcctgagcaaaagtgtgtcgtttttgggtgtgtcatttaaaatgcaaatgagcggatgaagtgcaaacactgatcacaatgaaactcaattgtgctgtgaattattttctctctctgtttctctctgcactaaatggctgtgcaggggttggatagtgcagataaagggggcggtattatcctattctgacatcacaataggagccaaattacaatgacctattttttcacatgcttgcagagaatggtttaccaaaactaagttactgtgtggatctttttcacattttctaggttgatagaagcactggtgacccaattatagcacttaaacatggaaaaagtcagattttcataatatgtcccctttaaattgaaataacttaaacatttaaattaattaaacctaaaaatttAAGATTGCAGTCTTTTGGAGAGTATCTACATTTGTGATTCTGGGTGTTAGCTAATTCTACCTTTACTATTGAActgaaaaatgtttaatttaaaagtttctttTGTGAATCTGCATAAAATAGTTGAGCTGAAAATGTTTATTATGGCATGCATcaattaaacataaaatatattataacatGTTTAGAAAATAAATTATGGTCAATCAATTAACCAAATCCATTCGAGTTGGGGCTACGTGAATGATTTATGttgagttaaattaacattaacagaTGTGTCTTTCCTAACATGCTTTGCACGAGACTGGATGAAAGTAAATGGCTGAGTCCGAAAGTTTAGCCTACAAtgttaaaacgaatgtgttaaaataacacatcttgtCTAGTTAAGAACATACATATAGGGTGTTgtcacatctctgtgttatttttggaacaacacactttgtgttgttttaacacatcttgtgttatccctatttaaactcaaaatttacacaaaatgacacataatgtgttaaataggataacaAAAAGCAGTGTGTTAAATTTAACAtatcctttcttagagtgttGCTGCCTTATGGCAATGACTTCTGAAGCAGCGTTTGTGCTTGAGGGCAGCTCTGGGAAACAAATTCGATCAGCCTTCAAAGGCAGCATAATTCTTTTGAAATACAAACAGAGAGCACCTTTGTGAAAActaatcaaatatttaaaaaaattctcgCTAGAAATTCAATCAAAAggtgtaaaaaaaactgtgtgcCAGTCACTTTTTTATTTTCGAACTCGACAAGGCTCAACTGATCACATTCCACGCACACGCATGGAATTCTGGGATATTGAATGCAGGGAAGGATACATCTATGATGCCTTCAAAAATCAACCTGCTGAAGGAATCTTAGGAGATAGGACTGTACAGTAAAGTGAACATTGGATTCAGATGTGCCTTGATGCTTTCCTACCTTGGAAAGCTGCCTCCAAAGGCAGCATGTTAGAGAATTTGTATGCAgccagtgtaaaaaaaaattattttatgcattttaatcAAGGTGAGAACAAAAGGAGACTTAAAATACACAAGGGGGACCTCATGCTGAAAAGGGTTGAGAACCACTATAAAGTTTAAGGTACTTTATCTCTTACTTTAATTTCCAGAAGGGGGCAATACGCTTCCTTCTGACATAATGGCAggtcgttcatttattttttgataacaTTAGGCAGTCGTGCATTTTTGTCACAATCAGTTGGTTTCACGTTCAGATAAAGGTTTCATTTAATCAGAATCAAAAATGTGAAACCACATTGACCACAGAACACATTCATCTATGTCTAATTAGTCATAATACAATTCAGATCAGTCATGACATAAACCGTGACCTTCTTATCTGTTGCTTTCTTTTTGTTATTCTTGGTAAAAGTACCATTTCTTTGAAAAGTGTGTTGTTCATAACAGTATAACGCACAATCTGTATTGTCACAATCTATTCTACAGGGGAAACCACGGGACAATATTCTCGAGTGATTCAAAACCTACATCTCTAAAGGTCACAAGTGTTTACTGCTTGGTGTTTCCATTCAATATTAGGCTGTCCTCAGTGGTGGCTgctgacttctttttcgagggcgcacagTGCGAAGcttgtcaaaacatgtattacgcccatcatgtgtgtggctcctcatgtcaaaatgtgtgtttggtTCATCATATGAACCTGTGCATTGTGTGTAATGTCGAAATACAtgtctgctgcagatgcttTGAAGGGTGTTCTGATAAAAGAGATTACCAGATACCCAAAGTGTattgttaagttagtgtcttgcaaggattttgtgaacgtgagcatctctttcgACGTGTATGCAACGTACTTCAACATGACGCAcaatgcacataggttcacatgacgcaccaaacacatCTTTTGACATACCAAACACACATGACAGaccaaacatatattttgaatttgcgcctctcggaagagaagtcacagCCACCAATGTCCCTGGAAAGAATCTTACTCAATCAGTTTAAGTGGGAATGTCATGGAAttcacattgttttcatttcattacagTTGTATATTTAGGTCTTACAATTAACCTTGCTATGTAGGGGGTTGGTCATCTTGGGTTGGGTTATAATGATTGTTTActaaatgataatttttataTAAGTTATTTTCTAAAGTAACCATTTGCCAATTTATAATAGTGTGGAtttttagctatttctgtgttaaatTGTTGGAAAAGACTGCAGGAAAATGGTTGCGCTCCAGCTACTGTAATAACTCCACCACCTTTATTTGACTGGCCATCGCATCATTTTGACTTTGACGAGAGCTTTCATATGCTGATTGATGCACGCCAGATAGAGGCGTTGTACACTATTTACAGTTAGGCA
Above is a window of Paramisgurnus dabryanus chromosome 13, PD_genome_1.1, whole genome shotgun sequence DNA encoding:
- the arsk gene encoding arylsulfatase K, which produces MHIFSVLVTLMLHINAHCMFLNVTSQDRLNIIMIMADAFDGRLSFHPGNKVVQLPYINYMRGMGSVFLNCYTNSPICCPSRAAMWSGQFVHLTQAWNNYKCLDHNATTWMDQLQKRGYHTHAMGKLDYTSGGHSVSNRVEAWTRDVPFLLRQEGRPVIDLVGDMSTNRVMTKDWNITDAAAHWIKHTATSLSQPFALYLGLNLPHPYRTDSLGPTAGGSTFRTSPYWLDKVSYEHVTVPKWLQFKDMHPVDYYSTFTKNCSGNFTDQEIRNIRAFYYAMCAETDSMLGEVIAAVRDTGLLKSTVILFTSDHGDLAMEHRQFYKMSMFEGSSHVPYLIMGPGIKSGFEVSLPVSLVDIYPTVLDLAGVSKPGGLSGHSLVPLVSVVSGRSAEAHPGWVLSEYHGCNANASTYMLRIAEWKYITYSDGLTVPPQLFNLSKDESELRNVAALFPDVCQTLDKQLRVIVDYPSVSKAVQQYNKQQFLDWMQSLGEHYSEVISNLRWHADWQKDAKFNEKKIEKWLAGLK
- the cxcr3.1 gene encoding C-X-C chemokine receptor type 3.1, yielding MSSIVTYSVEGLNISDEFNYSDYNYSDYDCCSGDVCDQESSMHFDSIFIPILYSLALVVGLVGNGLVLVVLWKKRLSLNVTDIFILHLSLADVLLLMTFPLWAAEAVNEWSFGTGLCKLAGALFRINFYCGVFMLACISLDRYLSIVHAVQMYSRKKPMVVHRCCLAVWLFCLLLSIPDWTFRVATLDSRRNKTECVPWFPDESEWYLATRVLCHVVGFALPAIMLLFCYTCILLRLQRGSQGMQKKRAMRVIIALVLAFFISWTPYNITLIIDTVHTGYSQSGNQTSCGSLTALDIALTATSTLAYLHCCVNPVLYAFIGVKFRQNLVDLMRPLGFKIKGPAGLVSRRSSAWSESVDTSHTSAF